Proteins encoded by one window of Chryseobacterium foetidum:
- a CDS encoding response regulator transcription factor: MNEIIKIVMVDDEQLILEGVKMLLSSDKQIKVNFTANDGESFLKMLEESSPEDFPDIVLSDIQMLPMDGFQLVEILKNKYPDLKIIILSSHYKTSVFGHMIKLGVSAFLPKNSDRKTFLEAIKNVHNKGVYLSEEDLKMLATFKNNVVKQKSLFTIEDELSDREKDVVQLICQELTNKEIAEKLFISPRTVESHRQRIIEKLGVKNSIGIVIYAIIHDIFTVDIRL; encoded by the coding sequence ATGAATGAGATCATCAAAATTGTAATGGTAGACGACGAGCAGCTGATTTTGGAAGGTGTAAAAATGCTGCTGTCAAGTGATAAGCAAATCAAAGTAAACTTTACCGCAAACGATGGCGAAAGTTTTCTGAAGATGCTTGAAGAGTCTTCACCTGAAGATTTTCCGGATATTGTTTTGTCTGATATTCAGATGTTGCCGATGGATGGTTTTCAACTGGTGGAAATCCTCAAAAATAAATATCCTGACTTAAAGATTATTATTCTTTCATCACATTATAAAACTTCAGTTTTCGGACACATGATCAAGCTCGGGGTTTCTGCTTTTCTTCCCAAAAATTCAGACAGGAAAACATTTCTGGAAGCCATCAAAAATGTTCACAACAAAGGAGTTTACCTTTCTGAGGAAGATTTGAAAATGCTTGCAACATTTAAAAACAATGTGGTAAAGCAGAAATCACTTTTTACAATTGAAGATGAGCTTTCTGACCGTGAGAAAGACGTCGTACAGCTGATTTGTCAGGAATTAACCAATAAAGAAATTGCTGAGAAATTATTTATCAGCCCCAGAACTGTGGAAAGTCACCGTCAAAGGATTATAGAAAAATTAGGTGTAAAAAACTCAATCGGAATTGTGATTTACGCTATTATTCATGATATTTTTACTGTAGACATCAGATTATAA
- a CDS encoding TonB-dependent receptor produces MKLIYSLLLILSGFAITNAQKTYTVEGTVQDFHDKNMLENAEVKIGDFTTKTDKKGKFSFPNIPAGKYQLVAKHPLCDDYTENVGVDRDLHLAITLEHHTGEIQTVTIHGSHKTKGSVIMTTLDKSEIERNSTENLGNLLSRISGVSSLKTGNNITKPVIRGLYGSRISIINNGVKMAEQEWGVEHAPNIDVNDFEHIDVIKGASALKYGNEGVGGVVVLEPSVLPKKDTIMGNLRLSGISNGRGGEIGANVAKAWKNQWFVKTGGSYRKTGDLYMPHYTLQNTGQEFNSFNFSFGKHSFLQGFDVSYSGINQEFGIYTGAHLASPEDFYNAVNFGQSYYLDNFTYDIDNPKQEVAHHIAKLSAYRRFADFGKLTFQYSFQLNRRKEYDIRRGELSNLPAMDLRLITHSASLVHLLERANWSLESGISGAFQDNYPNPATKARRLIPDYYRYDAGAFSVFKYRFNSKLNAEAAVRYDFSRYDAYKYYDSDKWEANYADTFPQFEVSESGSRTLTRPILDYHNFSANLGLDYRPFENLELKLNLSRAERTPNPAELFSDGLHHSAAVIEEGNLNIQKETVYNVNLSLAAKFNVLKGLHIEASPYLMVSDNFVNQIPTGILNTNRGVFPVWSYQQIKARIFGVDADAELAITDQLKWKSGFSILRGDDLSNNEPLILMTPAKLRNSIQINLNQPKNFYVSLENENTFKQNRFPIRNLPVTFIKDGVERNEIVDFSSTPAAFSLFHASVGADVAKNLNLNFRINNIFNTDYREYLNRLRYYMFESGRNFVVTLKYSF; encoded by the coding sequence ATGAAATTGATATATAGTTTACTGCTTATTCTTTCTGGATTTGCAATAACAAACGCACAGAAAACTTACACTGTTGAAGGAACGGTTCAGGATTTTCACGACAAGAACATGCTCGAAAATGCCGAGGTCAAGATAGGAGATTTTACCACTAAAACCGATAAAAAGGGAAAATTCTCTTTTCCGAATATTCCTGCCGGAAAATATCAGCTCGTTGCCAAACATCCGCTCTGCGATGATTATACTGAAAATGTGGGAGTCGACAGAGATTTGCATCTGGCAATTACATTAGAGCATCACACGGGTGAAATTCAGACTGTTACCATTCACGGAAGTCACAAAACGAAAGGTTCCGTAATTATGACAACTTTGGATAAGTCTGAAATCGAAAGAAATTCCACGGAAAATCTGGGAAATCTTTTATCCAGAATTTCAGGAGTTTCCTCTTTGAAAACGGGAAATAATATCACAAAACCCGTTATCCGCGGACTTTATGGAAGCCGTATTTCTATCATCAACAATGGTGTGAAAATGGCCGAGCAGGAGTGGGGAGTAGAGCACGCTCCAAACATTGACGTAAACGATTTCGAGCACATTGATGTCATCAAAGGTGCATCTGCGTTGAAGTATGGAAATGAAGGCGTAGGCGGCGTTGTCGTTTTGGAACCTTCAGTTTTACCAAAAAAAGATACCATCATGGGAAACCTCAGACTTTCAGGAATTTCAAATGGTAGAGGAGGTGAGATTGGTGCCAATGTCGCAAAAGCATGGAAGAACCAATGGTTTGTAAAAACGGGCGGTTCATACAGAAAAACGGGCGATCTGTACATGCCGCACTATACTTTGCAGAATACCGGACAGGAATTCAATTCTTTTAATTTCTCTTTCGGGAAACACAGTTTTCTACAGGGATTTGATGTGTCGTACAGCGGAATCAATCAGGAATTCGGGATTTACACGGGTGCGCATTTGGCGAGTCCTGAAGATTTCTACAATGCCGTGAATTTCGGACAGTCTTATTATTTAGACAACTTTACTTATGATATCGACAATCCGAAGCAGGAAGTGGCGCATCACATTGCCAAACTTTCAGCGTACAGAAGATTTGCTGATTTCGGGAAGCTGACTTTCCAGTACAGTTTTCAGCTGAACAGAAGAAAAGAGTATGACATCAGAAGAGGCGAACTGAGCAATCTTCCGGCCATGGATTTAAGATTAATCACACATTCTGCAAGTCTGGTTCATCTTCTGGAAAGAGCAAACTGGAGTCTGGAAAGCGGGATTTCAGGAGCTTTTCAGGATAATTATCCAAATCCGGCAACTAAGGCGAGACGTTTAATTCCTGATTATTACCGTTATGACGCAGGAGCCTTTTCGGTTTTTAAATACAGATTTAATTCAAAATTGAATGCCGAAGCAGCTGTGAGATACGATTTCAGCAGATACGATGCCTACAAATATTATGATTCAGACAAATGGGAAGCCAATTATGCAGACACTTTCCCTCAGTTTGAAGTGAGTGAATCCGGAAGCAGAACTTTGACGAGACCGATTCTCGATTATCATAATTTTTCGGCAAACCTTGGTTTAGATTACAGACCTTTTGAAAATTTAGAATTAAAACTGAATCTTTCAAGAGCAGAAAGAACGCCCAATCCGGCAGAGCTTTTCTCAGATGGTTTGCACCATTCTGCGGCTGTGATAGAAGAAGGAAATTTAAACATTCAGAAAGAAACTGTTTACAATGTCAATCTTTCGTTAGCTGCGAAATTTAATGTTTTGAAAGGTCTTCATATCGAAGCCAGTCCGTATCTGATGGTGTCTGATAATTTTGTAAACCAAATTCCGACAGGCATTTTGAATACCAACCGAGGTGTTTTTCCTGTCTGGTCTTATCAGCAGATCAAAGCGAGGATTTTCGGAGTTGATGCCGATGCAGAACTGGCAATTACGGATCAGTTAAAATGGAAATCAGGATTCAGTATTCTGAGAGGTGACGATCTTTCAAATAATGAACCTCTGATTTTGATGACGCCTGCGAAACTGAGAAATTCAATTCAGATCAATTTAAACCAACCTAAAAATTTCTATGTAAGTCTGGAAAACGAAAACACGTTTAAGCAAAACCGTTTCCCAATCAGAAATCTTCCGGTGACGTTTATAAAAGATGGTGTGGAAAGAAATGAAATCGTTGATTTCAGCTCTACGCCGGCGGCTTTCAGTCTTTTCCATGCTTCGGTGGGAGCAGACGTGGCAAAAAATCTGAATTTAAACTTCAGAATCAACAATATTTTCAACACAGATTACCGCGAATATCTCAACCGTCTCAGATATTATATGTTTGAATCGGGAAGGAATTTTGTGGTTACTCTGAAATACAGTTTCTGA
- a CDS encoding M16 family metallopeptidase, which yields MRKILSSVAAVVLMSSMTFAQNIPSDPSVRIGTLPNGMKYYIKKNTLPEKKVDFRLAINAGSILEDENQRGLAHFMEHMNFNGTKNFPDNKLVDFLQSIGVKFGQHLNAYTSFDETVYMLPVPLDKPGNLDSGLKVMEDWAFNATLTDEQINKERGVVLEELRLGLGADKRMSDKYLPKMLYKSQYANRLPIGTKDVLQNFKPDVIRQFHKDWYRPDLMAIVVVGDINVDEVEKKIKNNFGKYKNPSKPRERKVFDLPSHKETLVAIETDPDATNSMVQFIMKDSDAYQPDVTVEQYNQSLVENLATTMLNNRLRELINSNNPPFTFGSVYHGGTYARTKEALQGFAMVKEGTQVNALKVLLEETERAKRFGFTQGELDRAKAQIMSNMERTYNNRDKTESDVLVDEYVRNFLEKEPMPGIAWEYEDTKTFLPTVTLAQTNDVMKQMVKDDSRVIVVTGPKKDNVVMPTEAAILKAFDDVKMADLKPYEEKAAIKNLVKPFKSEGKIAKTETDAKLGTTTWTLSNGAKVTFKKTDFKDDEIVFTARSLGGNSLVNDADFIKTQFAFPALTEAGVNGLSKADLTNYMAGKQVSVNPYISTLTDGVNGRTTQKDLSTAMEMVYAYFTGLNYSPEAFNAYKMKQSAMLDNLMSNPQFYFSSEHAKFMNQKNPRFVGIIPMEKEWAATDYKKAYDIYKEKFANAGNFHFYFVGNVDEAKLKTEVLQYIGSLPSTGKKTNFKDTGFRQPTGDFTKTYKKGKDPKSMVTIAYAGETPYNEKEAIALEALGEVATIKIVEKLREDEGGIYGGGARGSMSKVPFNSYSFSVNFPCGPENADKLTKIAIAELQKLIDKGPEQKDLDKYKEGEYNDDKTNMKDNGYWMSNLAKNQLDGTDKYEILNYTEKVKALTVKDLQDVAKKYLTKNRIVATLMPEDGWQNAPKADAPAAVKATVAK from the coding sequence ATGAGAAAAATTTTATCGTCAGTAGCGGCGGTAGTTCTGATGTCTTCTATGACATTTGCTCAGAACATCCCATCGGATCCCTCAGTAAGAATTGGTACTCTTCCGAACGGAATGAAGTATTACATCAAAAAAAACACGTTACCGGAGAAAAAAGTAGACTTCAGACTGGCAATCAATGCCGGATCTATTCTTGAAGACGAGAACCAGAGAGGTCTTGCTCACTTTATGGAGCACATGAACTTCAACGGAACCAAAAATTTTCCGGATAACAAATTAGTAGATTTTCTACAGTCTATCGGTGTAAAATTCGGACAGCATTTGAATGCTTACACAAGTTTCGACGAAACGGTTTACATGCTTCCGGTACCATTAGATAAGCCAGGGAATCTTGATTCAGGTCTTAAAGTAATGGAAGACTGGGCTTTCAATGCAACGCTTACCGATGAGCAGATCAACAAGGAAAGAGGTGTTGTTTTGGAAGAATTGAGACTTGGTTTAGGGGCTGACAAAAGAATGTCTGACAAGTACCTCCCTAAGATGCTCTACAAATCACAGTATGCCAACAGACTACCAATCGGTACAAAAGATGTTCTGCAAAACTTCAAACCGGATGTGATCAGACAGTTTCACAAAGACTGGTACAGACCAGATTTGATGGCGATTGTTGTAGTTGGAGACATCAATGTAGATGAGGTTGAAAAGAAGATTAAAAATAATTTCGGAAAATATAAAAATCCTTCTAAACCGAGAGAAAGAAAAGTATTTGATCTTCCAAGTCATAAAGAAACTTTGGTAGCCATTGAAACTGATCCTGATGCTACCAACTCAATGGTTCAGTTTATTATGAAAGATTCTGATGCTTATCAGCCGGATGTTACTGTAGAGCAGTATAACCAGAGTCTTGTTGAGAATTTAGCAACTACAATGCTGAATAACAGATTGAGAGAATTAATCAATTCAAATAATCCTCCTTTCACATTCGGATCTGTTTATCATGGCGGAACTTATGCAAGAACCAAAGAAGCTTTACAGGGCTTTGCAATGGTAAAAGAAGGTACGCAGGTAAATGCTTTGAAAGTACTTCTTGAAGAAACTGAAAGAGCAAAAAGATTCGGGTTTACTCAGGGAGAATTAGACAGAGCAAAAGCTCAGATCATGTCTAATATGGAAAGAACGTACAATAACCGCGACAAAACCGAAAGCGATGTGCTGGTAGACGAGTACGTAAGAAACTTCCTTGAAAAAGAACCGATGCCGGGAATTGCCTGGGAATATGAAGATACCAAAACATTTTTGCCAACTGTCACTCTTGCACAGACCAACGATGTAATGAAGCAGATGGTAAAAGATGACAGCCGTGTGATTGTAGTAACGGGTCCAAAAAAGGATAATGTTGTAATGCCGACAGAAGCTGCTATTTTGAAAGCTTTTGATGATGTGAAAATGGCTGATCTGAAACCTTACGAAGAGAAAGCAGCGATTAAAAATTTAGTGAAACCTTTCAAATCTGAAGGCAAAATTGCCAAAACTGAAACCGATGCAAAATTAGGAACCACAACCTGGACTTTAAGCAACGGAGCGAAAGTTACTTTCAAAAAAACCGATTTCAAAGATGATGAAATTGTTTTCACAGCAAGAAGTTTAGGCGGAAATTCTTTAGTTAATGATGCAGATTTTATTAAAACTCAATTTGCATTTCCTGCCTTGACTGAAGCTGGAGTAAACGGACTTTCAAAAGCTGATCTTACCAATTATATGGCTGGAAAACAGGTGAGCGTAAATCCTTACATCAGCACTTTGACAGATGGTGTGAATGGCAGAACCACTCAGAAAGATCTTAGCACCGCAATGGAAATGGTTTATGCGTATTTTACGGGATTAAATTACAGCCCGGAAGCATTCAATGCTTACAAAATGAAACAGTCTGCAATGCTGGATAATCTGATGTCTAATCCGCAGTTTTATTTCTCAAGTGAGCACGCTAAGTTTATGAATCAGAAGAACCCGAGATTCGTAGGAATTATTCCGATGGAGAAAGAATGGGCAGCGACAGATTATAAGAAAGCGTATGATATTTACAAAGAAAAATTTGCCAATGCAGGAAACTTCCATTTCTATTTTGTAGGAAATGTAGACGAGGCTAAATTAAAAACTGAAGTTTTACAGTATATCGGAAGTCTGCCTTCCACAGGAAAAAAAACCAACTTTAAAGATACCGGCTTCAGACAACCTACCGGAGACTTTACTAAAACATATAAAAAAGGTAAAGACCCTAAAAGTATGGTAACGATTGCTTATGCAGGTGAAACGCCTTACAATGAAAAAGAAGCTATTGCTTTGGAAGCATTAGGTGAAGTGGCAACAATAAAAATTGTGGAGAAACTGAGAGAAGATGAAGGTGGAATCTACGGTGGTGGTGCTCGTGGAAGCATGTCTAAAGTGCCATTCAACAGTTACTCTTTCAGCGTAAACTTCCCTTGTGGACCCGAGAATGCAGATAAACTGACTAAAATTGCAATCGCAGAACTTCAGAAACTTATAGATAAAGGCCCTGAGCAAAAAGATCTTGATAAATACAAAGAAGGCGAGTACAACGACGACAAAACCAATATGAAAGATAATGGATATTGGATGAGTAATCTGGCTAAAAACCAGCTTGACGGAACCGACAAATACGAAATTCTGAACTATACAGAAAAAGTAAAAGCACTTACTGTAAAAGACCTTCAGGATGTTGCAAAAAAATATCTGACTAAAAACAGAATTGTAGCAACCCTAATGCCCGAAGACGGATGGCAAAATGCTCCAAAAGCAGACGCGCCAGCAGCTGTAAAGGCAACGGTAGCAAAATAA
- a CDS encoding trigger factor, producing the protein MNVTAQNHDDVSALLTVTLEKSDYKDKVEKQLMNYAKNAQVPGFRKGKVPLSMVKRQYEAGIAFDEINKQVSDALNNYVNENKLRLVGQPVPQPVNEFNHNAEKIEVAFEVGFEPEFSIDLAKYEAPHYKVEASDKEISKSIENMQKRFAEQEPQEKIGKDSYVALEISQVVEEGAEGEHNHAPKSALINAENKEAFKLIKSLKMDESVKVSKETLAENEDLAKELGFSKEEAEHLHHAEVEVKVKDFYSLKLAELNQELFDKVYGADAIKSEEELKDKVKTELDEYFQQNADVHFVNKVLEQVTEKEEVKLPEAFLTKWLVFSNQNIQSEEQAKEILEAEKSQLKYQIIEGKLMSENDVKIDYTDVLGQAEQLVRNQLAIYGIHHLGDEEIQKYAAEMLKDQEQVRQLSSEVAMAKLKDVILEKATKKETAISHDEFLEELKK; encoded by the coding sequence ATGAACGTTACAGCTCAAAATCATGATGATGTAAGTGCATTGCTTACTGTTACATTAGAAAAATCTGACTACAAAGATAAAGTAGAAAAGCAGTTGATGAACTATGCTAAAAATGCACAGGTTCCTGGATTCAGAAAAGGAAAAGTGCCTTTGAGCATGGTGAAAAGACAATATGAAGCAGGAATTGCTTTCGACGAAATCAACAAGCAGGTTTCTGATGCTCTTAATAACTACGTAAACGAAAACAAACTGAGATTGGTAGGTCAGCCAGTTCCTCAGCCGGTAAACGAATTCAACCACAATGCAGAGAAAATCGAGGTGGCTTTTGAAGTTGGTTTCGAGCCTGAATTCTCTATCGATCTTGCTAAATATGAAGCGCCTCACTACAAAGTGGAAGCTTCAGACAAAGAAATCAGCAAAAGCATCGAAAACATGCAGAAGCGTTTCGCAGAGCAGGAGCCTCAGGAGAAAATCGGTAAAGATTCTTATGTAGCTTTGGAAATTTCTCAGGTAGTGGAAGAAGGTGCAGAAGGTGAGCACAATCACGCTCCGAAAAGTGCTTTGATCAACGCAGAAAACAAGGAAGCTTTCAAATTGATCAAGTCTTTGAAAATGGACGAGTCTGTGAAAGTATCTAAAGAAACTTTAGCTGAAAACGAAGATCTTGCAAAAGAATTAGGTTTCTCAAAAGAAGAAGCTGAGCACTTGCACCACGCAGAAGTTGAGGTGAAAGTAAAAGATTTCTACAGCTTGAAATTAGCAGAACTGAACCAGGAACTTTTCGATAAAGTTTACGGTGCAGACGCTATTAAATCTGAAGAAGAACTTAAAGATAAGGTAAAAACTGAATTAGACGAATATTTCCAGCAGAATGCAGACGTACACTTCGTAAACAAAGTGTTGGAGCAGGTTACAGAAAAAGAAGAAGTGAAACTTCCGGAAGCTTTCTTAACGAAATGGTTGGTATTCTCAAACCAGAACATCCAGTCTGAAGAGCAGGCTAAAGAGATTCTTGAAGCAGAAAAAAGTCAGTTAAAATACCAGATCATTGAAGGCAAATTAATGTCTGAAAATGATGTGAAAATTGATTACACAGACGTTTTGGGTCAGGCTGAGCAGTTGGTAAGAAACCAGTTGGCAATCTACGGAATTCACCACTTAGGTGATGAGGAAATCCAGAAATATGCTGCTGAAATGTTGAAAGACCAGGAGCAGGTAAGACAGTTATCTTCTGAAGTTGCTATGGCTAAGTTGAAAGACGTAATCCTTGAAAAAGCGACCAAAAAAGAAACTGCAATCTCTCACGACGAGTTTTTGGAAGAATTGAAGAAGTAA
- a CDS encoding sensor histidine kinase, giving the protein MIAVILIFILVAYKTFVDRIIKEKDAQNLADIQHEKDLALENVKAQEEERKRIAVAVHDDLGNRLNILSLWLQNIEIEDEKASEVINGQIKELVDSARKISHNLYPVNLEKLGFILYVEELIANLSKKIEISLFELKPYQTKNIFTEVQIYRIIQEFTTNVIKHSEAENVKILLRDSENILFVVISDNGKGFDYELVKKGMGIKNIESRLQSLDAVFKWKSVIGKGTRLIIKIPLNNE; this is encoded by the coding sequence ATGATCGCAGTTATTCTCATCTTTATTTTGGTAGCCTATAAAACCTTTGTAGACCGTATCATTAAAGAAAAAGATGCCCAAAATCTTGCAGATATTCAGCATGAAAAAGATTTGGCTCTCGAAAATGTGAAAGCTCAGGAAGAAGAACGGAAAAGAATAGCCGTTGCTGTGCACGACGACCTTGGAAACCGCTTAAATATTCTTTCACTGTGGTTGCAGAATATCGAAATCGAAGACGAAAAGGCTTCGGAAGTGATCAATGGTCAGATTAAAGAACTGGTAGATTCTGCAAGAAAGATTTCGCATAATTTATATCCTGTTAATCTGGAAAAGTTGGGATTTATTCTTTATGTTGAAGAACTGATTGCTAATCTTTCCAAAAAAATCGAAATATCACTTTTTGAACTGAAACCTTATCAGACCAAAAATATTTTTACAGAAGTTCAGATCTATCGTATTATTCAGGAATTTACAACGAATGTGATTAAACATTCTGAAGCTGAAAACGTGAAAATTTTGTTGAGAGATTCAGAAAATATTCTTTTTGTAGTCATTTCGGATAACGGAAAAGGTTTCGATTATGAATTGGTAAAAAAGGGAATGGGAATTAAAAATATCGAATCAAGATTACAGTCACTCGACGCTGTTTTCAAATGGAAAAGCGTTATCGGAAAAGGCACCAGACTGATTATAAAAATACCTTTGAATAATGAATGA
- a CDS encoding T9SS type A sorting domain-containing protein, protein MREILLVYKSHFSKPEIFRFLRIRMTSMMCIFTVVFNFDFYSKAQTTQVIPDSNVSGTFLGPLANSARTYQMLIDDTQLTPFVGKYLSSISFRLLASATVAWPASDTTFSSYQIYLSDGVDPANRQLNFTANISGTQTMVRSGALVIPAGSLTSGGDPNAFSYNIMFDTPYLYSGGNLILEIRHTGSNGASASTHSVTSTNTAAGYGTLFSACWQGTGAVLNGNFAYLKLSSLDNLSVDSVKLPEASKIYPNPVKDHLYITSQNDIAEVFVLNLSGQKVFSSKYAEKKVELNVSFLLNGVYILQIIDKKGNVSSKKFVKE, encoded by the coding sequence ATGAGAGAAATTTTATTAGTTTACAAAAGTCATTTTTCAAAGCCAGAAATTTTTCGTTTTTTGAGAATCAGAATGACTTCGATGATGTGTATTTTTACTGTAGTGTTTAATTTTGATTTCTATTCAAAAGCACAAACCACGCAGGTGATTCCGGATAGCAATGTGTCAGGTACTTTTTTAGGGCCTTTGGCAAATTCGGCGAGAACGTATCAAATGCTTATTGATGACACGCAGCTCACGCCCTTTGTAGGTAAATATCTTAGTTCCATTTCATTTAGGCTTTTAGCGTCAGCGACCGTGGCTTGGCCGGCTAGTGATACTACCTTCAGCAGTTATCAGATTTATCTTAGTGATGGGGTAGATCCAGCTAACCGACAGCTCAATTTTACGGCAAACATTAGCGGTACACAAACGATGGTAAGGTCTGGCGCCTTGGTAATACCGGCTGGGTCGTTAACTTCAGGAGGAGATCCCAATGCATTCAGTTACAACATTATGTTTGATACGCCATATCTCTACAGCGGAGGTAATCTTATACTTGAAATACGCCACACGGGAAGTAATGGTGCTTCAGCTTCCACACATTCAGTGACGAGTACAAACACTGCGGCGGGTTACGGAACCCTTTTTTCTGCATGTTGGCAGGGAACTGGTGCGGTTTTAAACGGAAATTTTGCTTACCTTAAATTAAGTTCTTTAGATAATCTTAGTGTAGATTCTGTAAAATTGCCAGAAGCCTCCAAAATTTATCCAAATCCTGTAAAAGATCATCTTTACATTACATCTCAAAATGATATTGCAGAAGTTTTTGTTCTCAATTTATCTGGGCAGAAAGTCTTTTCTTCTAAGTATGCTGAAAAGAAGGTGGAACTTAATGTTTCTTTCCTTTTAAATGGGGTATATATTTTACAAATCATAGACAAGAAGGGAAATGTTAGTTCGAAAAAATTTGTAAAAGAATAG
- a CDS encoding ABC-F family ATP-binding cassette domain-containing protein, whose product MLSVQGLGLHHSGNYLFQNVNFTIKKDDKIGLVGKNGAGKSTLLKMLSGEITFYEGNVVPEGNITIGFLKQDLDFVKGRTVWNETMQAFEQINAWKEELEEINHQLTVRTDYESDAYTDLINRMTDLNDLLMHHDAYNLEGDIEKVLFGLGFKADDFQKITDEFSGGWRMRIELAKLLLQKNDLMLLDEPTNHLDMESIIWLENFLKDYPGGIVLVSHDKQFMTAVCNRTFDVNNRKVDDYKANYSKYLVMREDRREKLVQAKKNQDAEIKQMEDNINKFRASATKASFAQSLIKKLDKIERIEIDNEDVSKFNIRFVQSQVPGKVIFEAENLGKAYGQKQIFDDVDFIVQRGDRIALLGQNGQGKTTLAKILAGDIKDYSGDWNLGHNVNIGYFAQNQEEVLTPNKTVQEEAEDSATEETRPRVRDLLGSFLFQGEAVNKKTKVLSGGERNRLALCKLLLRPFNTLIMDEPTNHLDIQSKEIIKLALQKFEGTLIVISHDREFLQGLCDKIYEFRDGKMKEFLGDINEYLEFRQKESIREISAEKAKLHGDEAKVEVKVKSEPKIEVQSNVIVTKEQKSIQNKLKKVEEKISELETAIENYEVSFTKDNPSEETLEKYNKTKEELDLALQEWEHLGTQLD is encoded by the coding sequence ATGCTTTCGGTTCAGGGTTTAGGATTACATCATTCAGGAAATTATTTGTTTCAAAACGTCAATTTTACCATCAAAAAAGATGATAAAATCGGTTTGGTCGGTAAAAACGGAGCCGGAAAATCCACACTTCTGAAAATGCTTTCCGGAGAAATTACCTTCTACGAAGGAAATGTTGTTCCCGAAGGCAATATCACCATTGGTTTTCTAAAACAGGATCTTGATTTTGTGAAAGGAAGAACCGTCTGGAACGAAACCATGCAGGCCTTTGAACAAATCAATGCGTGGAAAGAAGAACTGGAGGAGATCAACCACCAGCTGACCGTAAGAACCGATTACGAAAGCGATGCCTACACAGATCTCATCAACAGAATGACCGATTTGAATGACCTTTTGATGCACCACGACGCCTATAATCTTGAAGGTGATATCGAAAAAGTATTGTTTGGTCTTGGCTTTAAAGCAGATGATTTTCAAAAAATAACAGACGAGTTTTCCGGAGGTTGGAGAATGAGAATCGAACTTGCAAAATTGCTTCTTCAGAAAAACGATTTGATGCTTCTCGATGAGCCTACCAACCACCTCGATATGGAATCCATCATCTGGCTCGAAAACTTTTTGAAGGATTATCCCGGAGGAATTGTATTGGTGAGTCACGACAAACAGTTTATGACGGCAGTCTGTAACCGAACTTTTGATGTCAACAACAGAAAAGTGGACGATTACAAGGCCAATTATTCCAAATATTTGGTGATGCGTGAAGACCGTCGTGAAAAACTGGTTCAGGCCAAGAAAAATCAGGATGCGGAGATCAAGCAGATGGAAGATAACATCAATAAATTCCGTGCGAGTGCTACCAAAGCTTCTTTTGCCCAGTCTTTGATTAAAAAATTAGATAAAATCGAGCGTATTGAAATTGATAATGAAGACGTTTCAAAATTCAATATCCGTTTCGTGCAGTCACAGGTTCCCGGAAAAGTTATTTTCGAAGCCGAAAATCTTGGAAAAGCGTACGGCCAGAAACAGATTTTTGATGATGTAGATTTCATCGTCCAGCGTGGCGACAGAATTGCCCTTCTCGGACAAAACGGTCAGGGAAAAACGACTTTAGCTAAAATTCTTGCCGGAGATATTAAAGATTATTCCGGAGACTGGAACTTGGGGCACAACGTGAACATCGGCTATTTTGCTCAGAATCAGGAAGAAGTTTTAACGCCGAATAAAACCGTTCAGGAAGAAGCTGAAGATTCTGCAACCGAAGAAACCAGACCAAGAGTAAGAGATTTATTAGGTTCGTTTCTTTTTCAGGGGGAAGCGGTGAATAAAAAGACAAAAGTACTTTCCGGAGGAGAAAGAAACCGTCTGGCTCTTTGCAAATTGTTGTTACGTCCTTTCAACACGTTGATTATGGATGAGCCTACCAATCACCTGGATATTCAGTCTAAGGAGATTATCAAACTGGCTTTGCAGAAATTTGAAGGTACTTTGATTGTAATTTCTCACGACAGAGAATTTTTACAGGGGCTTTGCGATAAAATCTACGAATTCCGTGACGGTAAAATGAAAGAATTCTTAGGCGACATCAACGAATATCTGGAGTTCAGGCAGAAAGAATCCATCAGAGAGATTTCTGCAGAAAAAGCAAAACTTCATGGTGATGAGGCTAAGGTTGAGGTTAAGGTCAAGTCTGAGCCAAAGATTGAAGTTCAGTCCAATGTAATTGTAACTAAAGAGCAAAAAAGCATTCAGAACAAACTGAAAAAAGTAGAAGAAAAAATTTCCGAGCTGGAAACAGCAATCGAAAACTACGAAGTTTCTTTTACAAAAGACAATCCATCAGAAGAAACTTTAGAAAAATACAACAAAACCAAAGAAGAACTTGATCTTGCTTTGCAGGAATGGGAGCATTTGGGAACGCAGTTGGATTAA